GTGAGTACAAACAAGCAATACGCATTTCAGTCAGATACTAAATGCATTCCTTGCTACTGATGACAAACATACTTATATAACCATCTTATAAACCTGAAACTTGTGTTGCAGTTACCGAGGCATACCAGTACTCATCCATCACCAGCGTGACATTGTTGGATTGTTGGACTGTTGTATGGGCCATCATACTCACCTGGTACGCACTAGGCACGAGATACTCGTTCTGGCAATTTCTGGGGGCAGGGACCTGTGTGGCTGGGCTAGCTCTTGTGCTCCTTTCAGATGCAAATACTCCAGATGCACAGGGTAAGGGCAACTCTAATCCATCCCTAAAACTTAGTGCCCAAAAATTACTGGGTATTGGACAGTGGATTCTAAATTTCTAACCCATCCCCACAACttagtttcaaaaaaaattatttgtGCGTTGAATAAAATCTCTACAACATACATGAGCCATCAGATATTTGCTAACAATTGTAGCAAACATGATGGCAATTTGGCAAACAACGTGCAATATAATAAAGCACCAAAGGCAATCGTCCTATCCCTAGAATTCAGCTGCTCTTTCTGCATCCTTCCCATCATCCTCCTTTCTTGTTATTGCCTAAACTTTTCAGCCTCACaatccatgattctctctaggttGTTGTTCTTTATGGCAAGATCCTGGATGAATAAGATGGCAAATTGGCGATAGAATAGGTAGAGATGTGCTCAAGTCAAAACCTAATTTTAGAAACCTCCAGGCTGAAATCATTTCCCCAATTTCTACAGAGAAATAAGTATCAACAGATTAAAAGAACTTCATTTGTCTGCAGATCCAAATAAAATACCACTTCTAGGGGATGCCCTTGTTACTGCCGGGACAGTTTGTTATGCATTTAGCAATGTCGGGGAGGTTGGTGATGTCTTATATATATCCTGCTACTATCAACAATATTGTCTCAAAAGTCTGATAATGATATCATTCCCTTGATTATGTAGGAACACTGCGTCAAGAAGAACGACAGAGTAGAAGTTGTCGCAATGCTTGGACTATTTGGGGTGCTTGTCAGTACAATTCAGGTGTATCCTCTCCACAGTTCATCAGCAGAGAAAACTGCCGTTATCCGTTGATATTGCTATCTATAGAGTCACTCTTATTCTTGCATTGTTAAACATTACTACATTGTTTTCCGGAGCAAATATTCATGTTACCTTTTAACCTGACAAAACATCAGACTTATATTCGAAAGGAAGAGCGTAGAAGCAATTGTCTGGTCTCCAACAATGGTAGCAAACTATAGTTTTGGTTTGTCTCTTTATCTGCAATACTCTTTTTTGAATTGTCCGACAGGAAGCTCACTCCTGCTTTATATTTTTATTTTCAGATAAGTTTGTTTGCAGGATACGGCATTGCAGGATTTATGTTCTACACCATTACTCCTTTTGTCCTCGAGGTTAAGTTCCCTCCAACATGTTTAATCAGATAgaccctctgttcctaaatgtaagacGGACCGTCTTACATTTAGGgaccctctgttcctaaatgtaagacGGACCgtcttacatttaggaacagaggtagaaATTAGCTACACAAGTAGGCAACAAAGAGAATCTATCCAGTCAAGTGGTTATGAATTATCAGAATAAACAACGTATAAACATAATCTAAATGGGTAATATTAGCTCATTAGGAAGTATCAGCCAAAAGGCCCTTCCATTTCCCATTTCCAGTAGTAGTTTAGCTCTTTCTGATGACCATGACTCCTGCAGATGAGTGGAGCAACATTGCTTAACCTCTCGCTCTTAACATCTGACATGTGGGCAGTCGCCATTCGAGTATTTTTCTATCAGCAACAGGTGACAATTTCTGTCTGATCCTTGCAGCAGATCATAATATGTTGCACTATATGCTCAAATGATTTACATGCAACCAACAGATAAACTGGTTGTACTATCTAGCATTCGCAGTTGTGGCCATTGGATTGATCATCTACTCACTGAAGTAAGTTTGTTGAAGTTGTTCTAGATCCATAGGCAGATATGTGACTCATCGCGGAAACCTAACACGCTTAATTGCTCCCTGATGTATGAAGTGAGAGTTCTTCAGCTGATGCAACAGCTACAAGTACAGAAGCAGCAGCTCACTATGAACAACTTCCAGGTGAGGATAACTCAACAGGAAGTGGTTCTATTTTGGACAGAAAAGAAAGGAAGCAGCAAGAAGCTCACATCTGTTAAGGGAGCCATACGGTCTGATTGAGCCTGTGCTGCCACATCCTTGCAAGTAAGGGCAGCTGCTCAGCAGAAGCAACATAGATTTCATGCTATGCCATTTGCGTGTTCATAAAAGAAGTGTCTATGTCTTGGTCGACTGAGAATTAACTAATTCTCATTTGATTTTACAAATTTATGCATACAAATCTAATACAATGTTTCCCATGATATAACAATTTATGCATCTAGTGCAATCTTGTTCTCATAGTTTAGAGATATATGAAATCTTGCATGGATCTCAGTCTTGGATCAACAGTCCTTCGTATCGACTTAGATATAACTAATTCTCAGGCAGCTGAGAATTAGCAAACCCGGTCTTTCTCTATCACACTAATTGATATTTCATGAACTTTTATACTCTACAATGAATCGGCAGGTTGCAGCAGTTTACCACTCGCACATCTGACATCAGTTTCCATACGACTTAACTTAAGATGCTAGTACTATGCATCACTTTTAGGTGTGAATGTTCCTTAACATGACAGAGAAATCTGTTCTCTTCATCGTAAGTCTGTCATAAGATACGTCGCACCAGAAGCACTTCTCTTACCTTACTGAAACTCGGTGTCTCGGATCACCATTCTTTAAAATCTTCCTCGTTTTCATCTGTAATGTTCTTTTGTTTTCTCCGACTCATCAGCCGCAGTCATGTGATCAGCTGTGCAGCTTGAAACATTATCTCCAGTTGCAAGATCAACGAAACCAATAATCGAGCAACAATCTCACCAGTTTTAGGATGTACATAACAGAAACATTACTCTTTTTTCACCTTCAGGATTTGTTTAACCTTGTAACTTCTATTGTAGATGAATCGACACGTCATCTATAATCGGTTTTTTTCTCTCTCCAACAGGTAAACTTGGTTACGCCTACGCTGAGTTTGTGTGTATATAAATTCTTAAAATAATGTATTGCTTTCATTAATGTACTGAAGAAAGTTAATAAATTGCTTAAAACCAACACAAGGAAAGAAAAATTGcaacataagagcatctccaacagttaTCCAATAATTCATCCACAATACGCACGTGTTGCGCAGCTGTACCCCCTCCCCCAACCACCGCCTCTCCACGTGTAGATTTTTTTCGAAATGGAGGTAAAAGATTTGCATCatcgattaattaagcagaagagaattgcctagtaaatCAGCGAAAATCCACCTATAGATTCAGAATTTGCCAGTATTCATTATTGATCGCTTTCATTATGCTTTTCTCAATTTTATTTAGGGAGTGCCTAGAACTCatttagatgagatataatttggtcccATTCACCTTGAAAACGAAAACAAaaacaacccacgtcagcacacacgcatcttatagcatcacatccaatggctataaaaggtgaatgagaccaaactatatctcatctagatgagttctagcaaaactgttttATTTATCATCTTTTTCACTATAAGAACATGGCAAATCTTATACACAAGTATGTCAGCTTTAGGAATCCAATAACTCCCAAACGTACGGATTTTGAGCGTTTCGTCCCGAACGTTTTTATATGGCAACTTTAGTTCATaggggatggcaactttagttcataggggatggcaactttatcctttttcttttttttccagaAAATTGCCATGTTTCCCTAATCTCACGCAAACTAAACTTGCCATCTAAACCTGTTCGGGTTGCCATGCTTAACTCCCGAACATTCGGAAGTTATCATTACCACAGTTTTATCTGTTTTCACATGGCAAATCTGATCGTTACATTTCCGTGTATTTTTTATTTTGTTCAAAAGATATCCAGTAATACAGACCCTCTGTTCCTGTCAGAGAAGAAACTTCATCAGTTTTTATTTTGGTGGTAGTACTTCTGTAGCAGTGCCCCGATCGATGTCCTCCCTGTCCCTGGTGACAAATCCCCATGCGCGATGTCCTGGAGCCGCAAAGAGCCGTCCCGAAACAATTTACGTCTCGGCTGCTCAAAACCTCTTGACAATGATCACGACGCTTCACATGCATGGGAATGGCGATGTCGGGCCTTCTTCTCCGTACCGTACCACGATGCAAACAGTCTCGTCGTTGGAGGTTGACGACCGATCGTCGCGGCACCGTACCACGTTTGTCCGGACGCAGCCGGTCGACCCCTCGTCGTCCACTGTTCCGCGGTCAACCGCATGGATCGCATCGTAGGCCAGGCCAGGCCAGGCGCCCACAGTCCTACCGTACCGCCTATGGCCTTGGCGCCACGGATCCCATCTCCCACCCGATCGGAGATGGTCCAGCCAGTCCGCGCATGCATGCAATGGACTGCCGCTGAAACAACAGCGAGTCCCACCGTACAACATCTGCCCGGACCCCGGAGCCGGAGGCACCCGATCCCTCCACAGCTCCACTGTTCCGCGGTTAACCGCATGGATCGCGTCGCAGACCAAGCCAGGCGCCCACAGCTTTCACCGTACCGCCTCCTTGGGGCTTGGCGCCACCGCTCTCGTCTCCCACCAGATCGATCGAAGATGGTACAGCCAGTCCGTGCATGCAATTGCAAT
This DNA window, taken from Triticum aestivum cultivar Chinese Spring chromosome 1D, IWGSC CS RefSeq v2.1, whole genome shotgun sequence, encodes the following:
- the LOC123182185 gene encoding solute carrier family 35 member F2 isoform X1, encoding MEIRTKDDAWRLLLVLFLGQLVAFSMAACSFASSFIANLGVDAPLAQSFCTHLLLTLVYVPILLRRRQKLRIPWYWYLVLAFVDVQGNYLVTEAYQYSSITSVTLLDCWTVVWAIILTWYALGTRYSFWQFLGAGTCVAGLALVLLSDANTPDAQDPNKIPLLGDALVTAGTVCYAFSNVGEEHCVKKNDRVEVVAMLGLFGVLVSTIQVLIFERKSVEAIVWSPTMISLFAGYGIAGFMFYTITPFVLEMSGATLLNLSLLTSDMWAVAIRVFFYQQQINWLYYLAFAVVAIGLIIYSLNESSSADATATSTEAAAHYEQLPGEDNSTGSGSILDRKERKQQEAHIC
- the LOC123182185 gene encoding solute carrier family 35 member F2 isoform X2, producing the protein MEIRTKDDAWRLLLVLFLGQLVAFSMAACSFASSFIANLGVDAPLAQSFCTHLLLTLVYVPILLRRRQKLRIPWYWYLVLAFVDVQGNYLVTEAYQYSSITSVTLLDCWTVVWAIILTWYALGTRYSFWQFLGAGTCVAGLALVLLSDANTPDAQDPNKIPLLGDALVTAGTVCYAFSNVGEEHCVKKNDRVEVVAMLGLFGVLVSTIQISLFAGYGIAGFMFYTITPFVLEMSGATLLNLSLLTSDMWAVAIRVFFYQQQINWLYYLAFAVVAIGLIIYSLNESSSADATATSTEAAAHYEQLPGEDNSTGSGSILDRKERKQQEAHIC